In Ignavibacteria bacterium, the sequence GGCAGGCAAAGCATGTGTGACGGTTGTCCTGATATGACTGTTTGGAACGGTCAGCTGGTCTATTCATGCAGAATGGAAGAACAATTGAAGTACGGATATAATATCAGGACATATCCGAAAGATCTGGCCCGGAAACTTGAAGCCAGCACTGTAAAATAACTTTTTATATTATTTTTTCAAGAGCTGTGTAACCCCGTAATACAGCTTGTCGCCTTCTTCCTTTAAAGAGCGGGAAGTATTGGTTTCTTTTTCTGATCTATCCTGAATAAGCTTTTGTATGAATTCTATCCGCTTATTCATCCAGGCAGTTGCTCTTTTTCTAAGCTCAAGAACCGAAGGATCTTTTTCCTTGGCATTATAGCTTAAGGCATTAAGTCTTTCTGAAATTGACCTCATATCATCCAGATATTTCTTTTTGGAATCGTTTGAAGCTGAATATGCATTGGCATAAGCAGACTGGAAATTTTTTATCAGCGATCTTTGCTGCTGAGAGAATTTTTTTGTGATATCAATATCAGTTTCTGTTTCAACCTTAACTTTATCCTGTGTTTTTTCTTCTCCTTTGGACCCGGTCTCTTCTTCTCTGACTATCAACGTATCAGTTTTCGGGATTAGTGTGCTTAATTTCCGCTTGTTTATCTTATCGAGCATAAGCTGAGATTCATGGTAAAACTCATCATCGCCAGCGACCCTTACAAGCTGAACTTCAGCAGCGCTGAAGAGGCTGTCATTAAATGACTGCAATCCCTGTAAATATGCTATTTTTGACTGTGCAAGCCTGAAATCCCTTTCGCCGGCATCAATTTTCTGAAACTCAGAAATAGCTTCAACATATTTTTTTTCAGAAAGCAGCTCCATTCCTTTTTCATAATGCCCGGTTTTACTGCAGCCTGTAAAAAAAGAAATTGCTAATACTGAAAAAATAATTATTGATAGATCTTTATTTAGATTCATATCCTAATTTTAATTATTTAAAAATATTACCACTTACTAATTAACATTATAAAGGATTCAAAGGTTTTGACTAATAATTTAAAGATCACAAAAATAATTATCATTAACAATTATGATATTAATCGCAGGCATTTTTTGAACATTTTATTATGGATTGAATGAGCAAATGCTGAAAATTAATTTGCAATCGTTCACAAAATGATTTTTATATACTGATCCATATGATCATGTGAAAGTATGATTAAATGAGCTGCTTTATTTTCCCTTCAGAATATTTATTCATCCGTCAAATTACCACTATCCGCGAAATTTTATTTCCCGAAAGAATTCCGCGCTGTAATCTTATTATATATTTCACACCGGAACATTTTAATAATAAAAAATATAACAGACGTCACTTTTTTATTTTTTCTTTTCTAATAAACTCTATCTGAAAAATTAAACAACCAAAAAAATGGCAAAAAAACTGCAAACAATTACTGTTTTATTCAGTTTAATACTGCTTGTTGGTTTCGGGTTATATCAATCAAAAGAGCCTGAGCCGCAGAATACAAATGCAGTAAGCATACCTGCTTCAATGGAAGTACTTAAATACCAGGCACCTTCCAATCATGACAGGGTACCATCAGGATTAACACCGCCGTTATGGTCAGAAAGCTTTGACGGGACTACATTCCCGCCGACAGGCTGGCTGAACCTGCAGGAAAGCGGAACAGGATTGTGGACAAGAGCCACTACAAGCGCTCACCCGACCGGTTTTACCCCGCACAGCGGAGCCGGAATGGCAGAATTTGTAAGCTGGACTTATTCCACAGGCACCATTGCTACACTTGTTTCATCAGTATTCAGCTTAACCTCAGGTCAGGCAAAGCTTGGTTTCTGGATGCTTAGAGATGATGGCTACAATACGACTGCTGATAAAGTTGATTTTATGATCAATACTGCACCTAATTCCACAGGCGCAACTCTTCTGCTTTCAATTAACAGGGCAAGAGGACTTGCCCCGGTTGAAACGGGTCCGAACGGATGGTATTACTATGAATTTACCATTCCCGCATCATTTAATACAGCAACGAACTATATTATAATGAAAGCTACAAGCCAGTATGGCAATGATATGTATGTTGATGATGTAGCAGTTACACCGCTTCTGGCACATGATGTTGGTACAATTTCAGTTGATGTGAACACACCGCAGCTTCCGGGAACAATTGCACCCAAAGCAACAGTGAAGAACTTCGGTTCAAGTGCTGAGACATTTCCTGTAACAATGTCAATCACACCGGGTTCTTATACATCAACAATTAATGTTACATCACTGGCAGCCGGTACAACAAGCCAGGTAACATTTGCAAACTGGACACCTGCTGTAGGAACTTATTCTGTAAAAGTTATTACACAATCATCAGGTGATCTTGACAGGTCAAATGATACATTAATAAAATCTGTTACTATTACTGCCGCAACCTGGACTTCAGGAAATGTTATTACAGCAGGTTCATATTTAGGCAGCGGTGTTGGGTACAACAAACCAGGCAATGATACTGCATGGCTGTTTGCATTAGGCGGAAACGCTCCAAACACAACTGCTTTGTATAAGTATAATGTAAAAACAAATACGTGGAGCTCAGGTGCCCCGCTGCCGCTTGCAAGAGTGGTGTTA encodes:
- a CDS encoding T9SS type A sorting domain-containing protein; translated protein: MAKKLQTITVLFSLILLVGFGLYQSKEPEPQNTNAVSIPASMEVLKYQAPSNHDRVPSGLTPPLWSESFDGTTFPPTGWLNLQESGTGLWTRATTSAHPTGFTPHSGAGMAEFVSWTYSTGTIATLVSSVFSLTSGQAKLGFWMLRDDGYNTTADKVDFMINTAPNSTGATLLLSINRARGLAPVETGPNGWYYYEFTIPASFNTATNYIIMKATSQYGNDMYVDDVAVTPLLAHDVGTISVDVNTPQLPGTIAPKATVKNFGSSAETFPVTMSITPGSYTSTINVTSLAAGTTSQVTFANWTPAVGTYSVKVITQSSGDLDRSNDTLIKSVTITAATWTSGNVITAGSYLGSGVGYNKPGNDTAWLFALGGNAPNTTALYKYNVKTNTWSSGAPLPLARVVLGTAIVKDTLYAIAGSNGTTYSNTLYKYNINANTWSTGTVLPVATLGWCKAAGYQDSLIYVAAGNDGTNPVATIHVYNAISGTWRTGTPMPGACFGGGFAITGNTMVYSGGIQGAVPGSVTYEGAISQSDRSTITWTTGAVNPIGTVWKTDMAPWFASEVIMTTGTTSASSTTWWIPDTPNKCYSYNPATNTWSVKPNLTTPVLGAYLGSVSSGQYGYKLIVASGYNGTAAVTNTQVYTEDFTPVNNGNPNVPDNYLLGQNYPNPFNPVTTINYDIKTNGFVSIKIYTILGEEVATVVDAFKTAGSYSVDFNASALSSGVYIYRINTGSFTDAKKMVLVK